One Anolis carolinensis isolate JA03-04 unplaced genomic scaffold, rAnoCar3.1.pri scaffold_13, whole genome shotgun sequence genomic window, TTGACTCAAAGCAGAGCATCAGATTTCCTTTGAAATAGAGCTTCGGGCAGCTTTCGCCTAGGCTGCTTTGGCTCAAAATATAAAGCCAGATAAAAATCAAGAAATCAACATCTGAGCTGGAGCATAAAtgcactttggccccttctacactgccatataagatccagattatctgatttatatagcagtgtagcccCCTTACTTTCTAATGACTataaggctgaatggccatctgtccgaaGGGATTTCAGTGCATCTGGCtggatagggttggactggatgacctttgggggttccaactctaggattgtatagCCTACACCCTTTCTGATGActatgaggctggatgggcatctgttggttGGGATTTCATTGCATCTGGccagaaagggttggactggatggcctttgggggtcccatctctaggattctatagcccaTGCCCTTTTTAATGActatgaagctggatggccatctgttgggagaaatTTAATTCTATCTGgctggatggggttggactggatggcctttgggagtcccaaCTAGGATTCTATAGCCCATGCACTTGGATAGGGGTCCTTTTGGACTCTAGAATTGTATGATTCagagcttggatggccatctgtcgggaaggatttaATTCAGTCTGGCtggaaagggttggactggatggcctttgggagtcccaactctagaattctatagcCCATGCACTTTCTGATGACTATGAGGCAGGATGGGCCTTTGTCGGGAGGGatttcatctgtcgggagggatttcaTTGCATTTGGCctaaagaggttggactggatggcctttgggagtcccaaccctaggattctatagcccaTGCACTTTCTGATGActatgaggctggatgggcatctgttgggagggatttcatctgtcgggagggatttcaTTGCATTTGGCctaaagaggttggactggatggcctttgggagtcccaactctaggattctataacccATACCTTTCTGATGACTAtgagctggatgggcatctgtcgggagggatttcaTTGCATCTGGCTGGATAGGGTTGGTCTGCAtagcctttaggggtcccttATGATTCAGAGcttaggtggccatctgtcgggagggatttaaTTCCATCTGGccagaaagggttggactggatggcctttgggggttccAAGACTTGGACTGTATGATTCAGAgcttggatgggcatctgtcgggagggatttcaATGCATCTGGCTggatgtggttggactggatgacctttgggggttcCAACTCTAGGACTGTATAGCCTACGCCCTTTCTGATGACTATGAGGCTGGATgagcatctgtcgggagggatttcgTTGCATCTGGCtggagttagactggatggcctttgggggttccAATTCTAAGATTGTATAGCCTACGCCCTTTCTGATGActatgaggctggatgggcctctgttgggagggatttcatctgtcaggagggatttcaTTGCATCTGTCctaaagaggttggactggatagcctttgagggtcccaactctaggattgcatAGCCCACGCCCTTTCTGATGACTATGAGGCTGGATgagcatctgttgggagggatttcaTTGCATCTGGCTGGATGGGGTTGGTCTGCGTAGCCTTTAGGGGTCCCGCATGATTCAGAGcttaggtggccatctgtcgggaaagATTTAATTCCATCTGGCtggaaagggttggactggatgacctttgggggttccaactctaggactgtatgattcagagcttggatgggcatctgtcgggagggatttcaTTGGATCTGGCcggaaagggttggactggatagcctttgagggtccccaCTCCCCACTCTAGGATTGTATAGTCCACGCCCTTTCTGATGACTATGAGGTTGGTtgggcctctgtcgggagggatttaaTTGCATTAAAAAGGTGGGGGGGGGATTGGGAAAGGGGGCGGAGCTTAGAACAGGAGCCCCCTCCCCTTTGGCATGGACCTTATAAAGCCCTGGAAAGGCgagaaagaggaaaggagagtGTGCTTCCagcctctctctctgtctctatcCCGATCCAAGCCCCCGGGGGTCCGACTAGATGCCCTCATGGCGGGCCCGGGTCTCCTGCGCTGGGCGCTGGCCTGGGCGCTGCTCTGGGCTTCCTCTGCCGCCTGGTACAAGCACGTGGCCAGCCCCCGATACCACACGGTGGGGAGAGCCTCGGGGCTGCTGATGGGGGTCCGGCGCTCGCCCTACCTCTGGAGGAGGAACCCCGCCGCCCCGGAGACCGAGAAGGAGGCCGAGCGGACCCTGAGCCTCCTCCGCGGAGACCCCGCCCCGCCGCCCCCCAGGAAGGCCGGGAAGGGGGCTTGGGCGTGGGTCTCCCCGTGGAGCCCCCCGGagcagcagaggaggaggaggagcagggacCCCAGACTCCACGGAGAGGGGGAGAGGTAAGAGAAGGGAGCGGAGAAAGTTCCCCGAAGTAAGcataggctccttctttggagc contains:
- the npw gene encoding neuropeptide W; protein product: MDLIKPWKGEKEERRVCFQPLSLSLSRSKPPGVRLDALMAGPGLLRWALAWALLWASSAAWYKHVASPRYHTVGRASGLLMGVRRSPYLWRRNPAAPETEKEAERTLSLLRGDPAPPPPRKAGKGAWAWVSPWSPPEQQRRRRSRDPRLHGEGERMFELTI